In Vigna radiata var. radiata cultivar VC1973A unplaced genomic scaffold, Vradiata_ver6 scaffold_259, whole genome shotgun sequence, the genomic stretch TTCCCTATTACTTTTGATGTGGTCCCCCATGTTTGAAGTGGTGATGTGGTCCCCCATGTTTGAAGTTCTGTCGGAGTGTGTTTTTGAAGCATGTTCTGTCGGAGTGTGGTCCCCCATTTTGTTGtgcttttaaatttgtttaagttttcTTGTTGTTGGTGTCTATGTTAAAGTATTTTGTATATAAGTCATATAGTTTGTCTGTTGTgctttaatatgataaatattgttataattttaaggtttaataggttgAATGGTCTctatttatgcagatttgcGTCAATtaggataaataattttagatagGATAAATATTGTTATTCTGTTGATCATGGACGATCATTTCGAAGTTGTTTTCCACCGTGGAGGAAAGTTCTTCAAGAATGGGCACTTAGGTATAAGGGAgaaatttcaactttttcatttgaCCCAGATATTTATAGCTACTTCCTTGTATTGAATGTAGTAAAAGGACTTGGATATGATGCCTTTAAGGAGTTGTAGTATTGTGTAGGTAGGGGTTCTGTTTTAGATAATAGGTTAGAGCTTTTGACTGATTATAGAGGAGCCATGCACATGAGAAACATAGTTAGTCTAAATGGTCAGGTGCATGTATTTGTTGTTCACGTAGTCTCTGAACCTGAGATCATACACATGTTAGAAAATGTTCCTGAAAATGTGATGCCTGATAGTGGTGAGGGTGCACAACAGACTGAAATAATAGGTGAGAGAGGTGATGTTGCGGAGGGTGATTGTGAAGAAAGAGTTGCtgctgaagaagaaaaatgtgaggGTGATGGTGAGTAAAGAGTTGTTGCTGAAGATGAGTGTGAAAAGGAAGGTGGTGGTCATTGTGAACAACAAGGTGATGGTGGACAACAGACTGAAATAATAGGTTATACAGGAGTAGGTGAGGAGGGTGATTGTGAAGAAAGAGTTGCTGCTAAAGAGGAAAGATGTGAGGGTGATGGGGTTGTTCAAGGTGAAATTGAAACCGAGGTTGATGTGGGTGATTGTGCTAATGTTGATGGCAATTTTCATGTTAATGATGAGTGTATGGAAAGCCTGGTTGAATGTGAAATAAAAGAGGAGGAAGCAGATGGGCATTTATTTGGTGATATAGAAGTTGATGTGGCTGATTGTGCTAGTGGTAAGGGTGTCAATGTTGATGGTAATGAGGAGTGTATGGAAAACCTGGTTGACTGTGATATAGAAGAGGAGGAAGGAGATGGAGAATATGATGGAGCATCATGGAGTGAGATGTCTGATAGTGATGTTGATGATGACATAAATACTGATGATGATAGAGGTTTGTCTGATGATGAATGGGAATCCGAAGAATTATATAGTGGAGCAGAAAgtgatggaaaagaaaatgaagaagagagttATGGGAAGTTTGTAACATTCACTATGCCTAAATCAATTGTTGATTACAAGTGGGATTTGGGCACTTATTTTGCTGAGAAGCAAGATTTGTTGGATGCCATAAAAACCTATGCAGTAGAAAATGgtagaaatataatatatgttaaaatgatAAGAAGAGAATCAGGGCAAAATGTATGGGTGCTAAAGGAAAGTGCCCTTGGATGGCATATTGTGCTTATATGGAAGCAATACATACATGGCAATTAAGGACTATTGTGGACAACCACAGTTGTAGTAGAGAGCATAAAGTGAAATTACTTAATGCAAAATGGCTGAGTAAGAGATTGAAGACAACTATGAGAGAAAATCCCAAAGTTAAGGGAGTggaaattgttgaaaaaataaatagaaagtgGAATGTAGGTGTATCTAGATCCATGGCTTATAGAGCAAAAGCCATTGCTTTAGACCATGTTAATGGATCTTTCAAAGAGCAATATAAAAGAATCTATGATTATGCGAATGAGGTCCTATGTCGTAATCTTGGATCCATAGTGAAGgtgaaagttgaagaaaatgaaggtaGACATATATTCAAGAGGTTTACATTTGTCTGAAGGCCTGCAAGGACAATTTTGTCTCCTGCAGGCCTATTATAGGGCTGGGTGGTGCATTCTTGAAAGGGAAATATGGTGGTGAATTGTTAACTGCTGTTGGAAGAGACGCAAACGACCAAATGCTACCTATTGCATATGCCATTGTGGAAGTAGAGAACAAGGCCACTGTtgactctctggcaagtgtaccagaacgtttcaagtaatataattggtaaaacccaatttcgttcttcccaagagactcgaaaggccttatcgttcgtgcgaattgaaatcataagacttgtaaagaaaaattagtcGTTGCAaatgcaagaacacaaaataaacatgcaatgcgtctgattcagttgacgagaaaaaagactatggatgaatggagttgttgggggtttacaatttcatcttatccgctctctcttatctaatcctcttgtttaatttgctttgttatctaattgtcatgcaaactttcttggcctacccttaactcgatccctcgacaaaaatattctattactaaatactggcttgctatcccttgcctcccctagtaattaataatgtgttaagaacagaagcaaaaacaattgatcgtcctaccccttatccctaggtggtattgcttaatcaaggaatttctcaccaattcatgacagtactgtacgtccccgtatcaataaagacaaacaacagttatcgaatgagttaaacgataaaagctttaagcgcagatgagaacccaacaattgaaaatcaaagcatacgacaagcatataaataaacaagagtttcaataaaagagagtttcaaaagattacattgttttccccaacaacaaaagggtttagttcaccattatcatggtgaacttagatgaaaaatgatggaagaatggaaaagcaaaccctagataggatgaaaaagagcctaagcatccaagatatcttctccaaggagtgaaaattaggtctggctgtcctcttctgtcaaaagaatgaatctcaaatcgtaatagggctatttataactgaggagcgtcacagaaaacaggtccaagcccaacagacaaccgcccgacgtcacacttatgccgcccggcggtttgcccatagttGCGCCACCGCCTAGCGATAGGGgctgccgcccggcggtttaccTTTTaccgcaaaaccgcccagcgtccacgcctggtgccacctcctcgcatttgaccgcccagcggtgaattttgtcGTTGGGCGGTTTctcgactcttcttttcttcagttttcttcctctgtcttgagtctaagaccttcatcttcaactccaatcttcactttcatcaaaattgctacaaaacaatgcaaaacaagcataatatcgctaaaaatagcttttgactctcaactgactcatttattgagttttgcttgattctaagctcgttgtaagtcttaaagggtgtaatttagTCTTTATTGACACATGGAAATGGTTTATGGGGTACAAAGAAGGAtacaaagaagaagttgatgcTTAAGTGGCTGAATTCTTTTACATTAGTGCCATTCCTTTAATGCAATTAGAAATCCAGCATATGTGAAACAATTTTTAAGTATGGAGTTGGATACAAACCATCATCTTATCATGATATTGGAGAGAAACTCTTGAACCAAGCTGTGAAGAAAACCGATGCAAATCTTGAGGAATGTAAGGAGGAGTGGAAGAGAATTGGATGTACAATTATGTCTAATGGTTGGACGGATAGAAAAAGACGTTCTATTTGCAACTTCTTGGTGAATAGTCCTAAAGggactctttttctttattcacttGACACTTCAGACatttcaaaaacaattaataaagatttcaaaatgtTAGATGATGTTGTAGAGtttgttgaagaagaaaatgttgttcAAGTTGTCACTGATAATGCTGCAAATTTCAAGGCAGACGGAGAATTGTTGATGCAAAAAAGGGAAAATTTGTATTCGACTCCATGTGAAGCACATCACATTGATTTgatatttgaagattttgaaaagaatttgaagGTCCATGAATTGACCATTAAGAAGGGAAGGAAGATTACAACTTACATTTGTGGGAGATCAATGTTGATTTCCTTGttgaaaaagttcactaaaggtAGAGACTGGATAAGACTGGGTGTGACTAGATTTGCCACAGCTTATTTAACTCTTGCTTGTCTTCATGAATTGAAGGCATCATTGTTGACCATGTTTAGCTCTGAAGAGTGGAAGACAAGCAAGTTTGGAACTTCACAAGAGGGTAGAAAACTACAATATGTGGTATTAGATAGCCGGTTCTGGAAGAATATCTCCACATGCCTTAAAGTTGTTGTCCCTCTTATGGTGGCCTTAAGATTAGTAGACTCAGATGTAAAACCTGCAATGGGTTTCATTTATGAAGAGATAGATTGTGCAAAAGAGAAGATTAGGTTTaactttaacaatatcaaaaagaggtaaattttcaaacttttactcattcaatatttaattacttatgtGTGAAATTATTTCTGATATAGCATAATTGATGTAGTTATGAAGAGGTTTGGAGAATAATTGATGTTCGATGGGATAATCAACTTCATAGGCCTTTGCATGCAGCTGCCTATTTTCTGAATCCTCATTTCCACTATGAACCTAACTTTAGAAGTGATGATGGTGGAAAGGTgatgatggcaacccctaaagggacttcccatccaaagaagcctcaactacactaagactataaaagggaagttgattaagaacttaatcttttctttctaaagtcttagcaagTTTCTCTCTAACTAGATACATTTTACTatgttttgtaggtcattaataaagcTTGGCAACACTTGGATGAGTAATCAAGCAAGGAGAAGCAAAAGAGCTAAAGATGAAGAATGTGATGTCGGCTCTCAGCGACATGATTCCAACTGCCTAGCGGTGACGACAAGTGTCTTCTTCCTTGAGCACGTGATTCAGATGGAGCACCTAGCCAGCTAGACAAGCTTCCTCCGCAAGCTACCTTTTATTTCCGTCACGTTTACATTAGGATAGCTTCTACTGCAAACTTGAGAGCTCTCCTTCtcctataaatagagagcttcatcaCTTGTAGATGTAACTTGATTTGCagtaatgaaatgttgttgaattctCAGCTATCCTCTCAAGTTCAACCTTGTGCCTTGTTTTCTTGCACCTCCTatagctcctttcccctttggAAGGCTGCCTGAGCTATAATTCTACCAAAAACATTCATCAAACATCACcagacattttcacaaacaccttcaGTGCAATTCGGACTCCATCTTCTACATTACTCCGCTGCCACTTCTCTGCGACTTGGAGCATTCAGACTTGGAGCAATCTcatttttcaacttattttcaCAGTTGCCATAGCATCACCTTActgtttttcactttcaaattctcatttggattggcaaaagctggggGATCTTGTTCTAGTTAACTTCCAACGCTTAAACCAGTATAAAGCTAAAATAAAAAGCATAGATACCCGTGCAATCCGGTCTTACAAGtcaaaaaaccaaaataacaCAATTTCTACAGCTCATtgtggcatttcatcaaacagttttaaattttcatcaaacacttgcaTTGCACAGAATTCAATCAttgttttgagtttttattgcttttataatTTGTTCTAGACCCTATCCTAGGTTCCTTTTTAGTGCTAGCCTTTTCTTCTAGCCCAACATTCATTAGAATTCAACTTTGCTGGACTTCCACCATGTGCTGTTATCTTTTtctgcattaaaaaaaaactggtGCAGTATATTGCTGTCTCACTCACGAtttttgtgatttcttgatGGGTTTGAACCTTATATTGGTGGAATTCTAGTATCCAGCTGGACCTTATCAAAGGGGTAGCATCTTAAGGAGTGAAGGTCTTGCTAACTTGGCTTCAAGTGGACTTCAAGAGGACTTTAAGTGGCCTGTCCAGCCACCTTTTTCAGCAGCAAAACACCATTCCAAAGTTCCATTTCagcatttattttgtttttgcagcCACACTTGGCTTTGCTTACATAGTTCTATATTTCATTGTACTATTTGGCTTtctatcacggaacctttgtagTAAATTGCTCTTTGCTTTTGAAACTTGAGttacttgggaaaatgcttagCAAGCAATTCCAAGTGCTCCATTAAAACATTGTAATAGTCTAGTTGTGTATCTTAGTGTGGAAGTGTGTCAAGTGGCTCCAAGTGTCAtttgcactttcacatagggtcgtttttcttttctcattcatttcatacttcctttctttttacttGTTGATTATTTGTGTTCTACGTCTCCGTGATAGCTAGGTGTGCTACCATATAGATAAACCTTCATTTGGTTTATAGGTGCATAACATTGTTGCAttcaaaaaggttttgaaagacttctataTAGAAACTTGGGGAAGAAACGTCAGGAGAAACTctggctaaggaaggacaaggtttctaagcttgtccattatgactcacctctccttcctgggagctattcggtttcttcacctttagaatctttatagaaatctttcacaaaaatctaaaaagtttTGATGTCTTGTTATGATAGGTCTTTTTCTTCATATAGATCCTTTAGGTCTTCTGGTCTTCATCAACCAATTactttcaaagaaattaaaagcaaaCTTGATGAAGCTAGAAGAAGAATTTGTtcaatttatgaatttgagaggattgaGGATGAGttgtataaacaagctagggcaaatattccattctttggagaggatattggtgcattgacatacctagcttgggaaaaggaCATTGATGACTTGCATTCATTCATTGctagaaaaagtaaacatgaatcctactttcattctagaAATAACACATCTTATGTCCTTAGTCTCTACACATCTAGATTTGAAATACATgaaagagagtggtgggatgaaacgCAATATAATGTTAGGATAGGTAGAAAATCCCCCATCGATGATTGGAATGAACTcaaagcttgcatgagaaggGAGTTTGTGCCTTCAACCATTAAGAGAAACCTACAATCCCTAAGATCTTACACTGAAGATGGGAAAACATTTCTTGAAAGCTTAAATGACAATGGTTTCCTTCTTAGagaattagaatttgaaattagacTTAAGGAGTTAAAGGTTAAGGCACTAGAGTTGAAAGTTAAGAGGCTAGATGTTGAGAgacaacaagaagaaaaaagagagagaaggagaagagttaaaagagagagaagaagaagaaagaaagaaaaaagagcgAGAGCgaagtgaagaagaaaagaagaaagatgaggAACATAAAGAGAAGGAGCTATTGCTAAAGAAGGCAACTCCTACTCTCACCATCACCATAGAACCTAAAAGGGAAAGACTCtcattctttacttcttttccaattattttgcattcttccattattaatttttctttaaaaacaattGCCATTCCATATTCTCTGCAATCCTTTTCAAAACATggcaattcaaaacttgagtaCATGCTACCCTTGTGTACACAAGTAactcaaaataacaataaaataactcTGGAATATggaattttccatttttccaagattaattttcagaaaatatttttcaaaaagagagagaagacttttattttgtcttcttctctttgcatatctcttattcatcatactcatttttgctatcttttgtagatatatcATTGACCCAGGTGGAAAATAAACACCAAAGTtgtgtttcttctttcttcccgatttgaggacaaattgtttttaaagagggagggaatgatggcaacccctaaagggacttcccatccaaagaagcctcaactacactaagactataaaagggaagttgattaagaacttaatcttttctttctaaagtcttagcaNGTTNCTCTCTAACTAAATACATTTTACTATGTTTTGTAGGTAATTAATAAAGCTTGGCAACACTTGGATGAGTAATCAAGCAAGGAGAAGCAAAAGAGCTAAAGATGAAGAATGTGCTATCAACGCTCAGCGGCATGATTCCTACTACCAAGCGGTGACGAGAAGTTTCTTCTTCCTTGAGCACGTGATTCAGATGGAGCACCTAGCTAACTGGATAAGCTTCCTTCGCAAGCTACCTTTTATTTCCATCACATTTACATTAGGATAACTTCTACTGCACACTTGAGAGCTCTCCTTCtcctataaatagagagcttcatcaCTTATAGATGTAACTTGATTTGgagtaatgaaatgttgttgaattctCAGCTATCCTCTCAAGTTTAACCTTGTGCCTTGTTATCTTGCACCTCCTATAGCTCCTTTTCCCTTTGGAAGGCTGCTTGAGCTATAATTCTACCAAAAATATTCATCCAACATCACCAGACATGTTCACAAACACCTTCAGTGCAATTCGGACTCCATCTTCTACATTACTCCGCTGCCACTTCTCTGCGACTTGAAGCATTCTTCTGTGTATCATGGAGATGCTTCCATCAGGTGAAAGAAGGATTGTATTTTTTCATGAGAAGATTGATACCAGATAtggcagaaagaagaaaaattaatttacaaattgttgaatttcataATGCTAGAGGACTTTTTGGAATGGAAGATGCAAATGAGTGTAGGAAAAAGTTAAGTCCTGGGGAATGGTGGGACATGTTTGGTGATGGAACTCCGGAGTTGAAGAGAGTTGTTATTCGAATTCTAAGCTTGACTTGTAGTTCTTTTAGATGTGAGCGTAATTGGAGCTCATTTGAAatggtaatttaaattatttttaatttataaattcctttattatgtttatatcttcactaaaaatattatatttcattttatgttcATACAAAGAGAAGGAATTGTTTGCATcaaaaaaagatgaatgatttaGTTTATGTGATGTATAACTCCAAGCTGAAAAGTAGACAAACTCGAAAAACTGTAACTCTTCCATTTGATGACATTGAATCAGATGATGAATGGATAGCTGAAGAGGCAGACGATGTTGTTGAGATTAATCAAGTTGAAGGTGAAAATGATGGTGAAAATGTTCACTTAGATGGAGCAACAACAGATTCTGCTCTAGATGCTCTTGATCTTGATAACATAACATTTGAGAACAATGAGGATGCACAACATTCATTAGAGGAAGAGTTAGATGGCGATGATGATGGAGATGATGATGCTATTATTAGAGGATTAGGCATAGAGACTTtgacatttcaatttatattttacattatatttttatgaacaatatttctatgaacttatgtatttcaatttatataattttgttatcttatttGGATTAGGATGTTTACGAGTCGATTTTATAAGTTGAGTTTACTGGACTCTCACtagtttacgtaaactctcaAGTTTGACAACTTTGCACAAAagtaccctgtgtgagatttgagtcacttgatattctttcttgtgtgtgatatatCTCTTGATTGCTTACACAtgtgccttggcttgactcttttgaTGATTTTTGATTGATATgtatgtttggaagtgataaaggcaatgttgttcttgagcctctctaACCAAATAAGCCTACCTTGTTctaatcctttgataaccctggttctttgttttcaagctcATTAATTAgccttaagtgaaaaaccatgattaccttaaccttagggaattttggagctttggaattgttttgggaacaTGTGTGGTCTTCTTAGAGATTCTTATGAATTGGCTAATCAATTTTCTTGGCTCCTCTAGTACTTGttgtgtaaatatgttgtgCATCTTGTCTCttataattgttttcttaaaaaaacgAGAAAATTGATGAGGATTGAAGATAACATAtcaacatttctttttaattttgtttttaggtTAGCTTTGGGCCATTTTGGGCATCTTTTATAGAACCCATTAGAAGGGCATAATTGTAATTTGAGTTCTATAAACCCCAAATCAGATTTCAATAGCTTCTCTTCTCccttatttcatattatttatctCTAGGTCTTGGAGCATTGTTTCGTTTTTCAGCCCCCTAACCCCCTTTGGGGGTTTAGGTTTTGTGCTCTTTTCCTTTccattaatgaatgaatctcgtttttaatttgtaattgttattTCGTTTCTTGTTGCTGTTTAATTTCGCATTTCAATTTCAAGTTTGTGCATTTCAATTTCGTCCaaaattttgtttcactttgcatttttcaattgtgtttttgtttgtgtttttgaagTCTATTTTCTTTCAAGgattacattttcatttctgttacTGGGTTTAATGAATTCACTTCGGTTTTGTTGTTCTGATTTCGCTTTAATGGTAGTTTAAGTGTGTTTGGTTGGGCATTAGTGAAATTTCATTGGTTCCATGAGATTTCTGAACTGTAATTGTGTTTTTGGTGCTCTGATTTGgctaatattaaatttgtttgttcacTTGCAATCGGGTacacgcttagttgcctaattggtgtttaatcttcgcttagttgatgaaattgTGAGGTGTAGAATTGATTAAACATTAGCATTGCGTTTGCATaattcacttttatgaaaacatggtcagtcttcgcttagttggttaacttatGTTCGATTAGGGGTTAAAGTAGTGTGTATTTGTTCTTAatttgtgattggaagcattgtaattgaGCTAGTGACCAATCGTTTTCAATTAGTAGTTCAATTTGTGTTTTAGTTGTTCGTTTCCATTCACAAAACTGTCCATAAACCACCCTCCACCACGTGTTCGACCTATTGCTTGAACcatatttggtccttgagatACGACCTAAGAGTTATTTCCTTGTTTATACCGCACTTTATttgcatattaatttgattCGGGTACGACCTTGATCAGACATACAACATAATTATACAACATACATCATATTCATACTACATACACTAATATGCATCACATACTCAATACATGTCAAATCATATTGCATACATCAATATGCCTCACATAATCAATACCTCTAAAACGATATTGCATACACCAATATGCATCACATAATCAATACATCTTAAACCATACTACATACACCAATATGCATCACATAATCAATACATGTCAAACCATATTGTATACAACAATATGCTTATCCAATTACCTGATTAATCACCTTTCACTTACACATCACCAACACACTCATGTCCAATACCCAACGTCACTCTCATCACTCGATTCAGAGCTTCCCCCACATTCCCCTAATGTGTAGTGTTGCTTCCCATCACCCGTCTAGGGAGATTCCTCGGGAAAGTATACTCTATTCAAGAGCTTCCCTGGGAAAGTGCAAGTATACTTCCCATCACTCTCCTAGGGAGTTTCCCTAGGCCAGCACACACAATGTTATCTCAATTGTAACAAGCTTCTTTGGACCAGTACCGCATATTACCCCATCACTCTTTGCAAGAATATAAGACATTCCCTGGGCAGTTACACATTCCACCAATGTGTATTATTGCTTCACATCACTCGTCTCAGGAGATTCCCAAGGAAGTAGACAACGTCACTCCCCATCACTCTATTTAAGGGCTTCCCTGGCAAGTGCAAGTGTCACTCCCCATCACTCACCTAAAGAGCTTCCCCAAGCCAACAACCACAATGCTTAGTGTCCATCACTCATACAATGAGACCGTTCAAGCCAGAACACACATCACATGATTCTTATCCACACAATTACAACCATGCCATAACATACATTTCCTCTTATCATCACATACTTATAATCCATCCACATGTCATAGTTCAAACATACTCAAACAAACATATAGGATCCTCATAATATCATATCACACATAACTCAAGTTCCTCATACACCATAAAACTCATAGCTAAATCATATTCAATCATGATTTCCACAAAACATAATCATACAAACTtccttttcatataattttacaatCTCAAACAGATCATAACACATTCCCATGTCTAACAGATGCATCAAACAACTCAAAAACACTCAAGACAAACTTTCTGTCTCGCGACATTCGCCCAAGCGAATGGCTCCACTCGCTCAAGCGAATGGCTCCACTCGCTCAAGCAAATAGCTCCACTCTCCCAAGTGAATGACTCCACTCTCCCAAGCGAGTGAGCTTTTCATTATGATAAACCAagaacaaatatatcaaatgagaGAACTCATTAAAAGAGGAAAAACTTTTCGAAAAAGTGTAGAATGATTCTTTGAAAGAGAAGATGAGTTtgaagagaaagtgagaaaGCTTTTAAGTGtcaagagaaaaagagagattcaaagagggagagaaagaaagagttgaaagaaaacaatatcttgCTACCTTAGAAGAAGAGCTTAAAATTCTTaatgaaaaaagtgaaaagtcAAAGAGGATTT encodes the following:
- the LOC106755418 gene encoding uncharacterized protein LOC106755418, which produces MAYRAKAIALDHVNGSFKEQYKRIYDYANEVLCRNLGSIVKVKVEENEGRHIFKRPIIGLGGAFLKGKYGGELLTAVGRDANDQMLPIAYAIVEVENKATVDSLKSSICETIFKYGVGYKPSSYHDIGEKLLNQAVKKTDANLEECKEEWKRIGCTIMSNGWTDRKRRSICNFLVNSPKGTLFLYSLDTSDISKTINKDFKMLDDVVEFVEEENVVQVVTDNAANFKADGELLMQKRENLYSTPCEAHHIDLIFEDFEKNLKVHELTIKKGRKITTYICGRSMLISLLKKFTKGRDWIRLGVTRFATAYLTLACLHELKASLLTMFSSEEWKTSKFGTSQEGRKLQYVVLDSRFWKNISTCLKVVVPLMVALRLVDSDVKPAMGFIYEEIDCAKEKIRFNFNNIKKSYEEVWRIIDVRWDNQLHRPLHAAAYFLNPHFHYEPNFRSDDGGKCNSDSIFYITPLPLLCDLKHSSVYHGDASIRGLFGMEDANECRKKLSPGEWWDMFGDGTPELKRVVIRILSLTCSSFRCERNWSSFEMLKSRQTRKTVTLPFDDIESDDEWIAEEADDVVEINQVEGENDGENVHLDGATTDSALDALDLDNITFENNEDAQHSLEEELDGDDDGDDDAIIRGLGCLRVDFIS